The DNA window AAAGTATATCCTTGTTCTGACATCCGTGGCGTTTGCAGCAAACATTGGTTTTGGATGGCTCAATTTTTCTGCGCTTCGATTTTTCGACGAATCGAAATCGGAGTCAGGCCCTTTTTTTTCGACGTGCGCAGCATCTTTCTTCTTATCTCTTTCTCTTATCAGTTTCATTGGTTATGTGCTGATTTTCGTTTTAAAACGACTGGGAATTTCGGGAGCCTATGATTTGCCCTTTGCCTTGGGAGTCTTCCTGCTTGCTTCCAAGACCGTATTCGACCTGTTCCTCATTATTCTAAGGGCCGAAAGACTGCCCCTCAGATTCAGCCTGCTAAGGACCGCTGACTCCATAATAAAACTTGTTCTGGGTGTTTTGTTTGTTTCAATTTTCAAGTGGGCCCATGAAGGCCTCCTTTGGGGGATGATCATATCCTTCTCAGTCCTGTCCCTGTACGAGGTCCTTCACTCCAGGATCTACTTGTCCATTCGGTTTCGCATGTTTTCAAAGGTGATTATGAAAAGCATGTTCCGCTATGGATTTCCCCTGATGGGGGCCGCGATCACGGGTACGGCGCTCTCACTTGCTGACAGATATATGCTGAGCTTTTTTCGTAGTTACGATGAGGTCGGCATCTACTCGGCCGGATATCGCTTCGCCGAAATGCTCATTGAAACGCCCGGATCGATTCTTCTTTTGGCTTATACCCCCCTGCTGCTCCAAAAATTCAACACCGAACCGAGGGAAGAGTTCGGACAGGTCATTGTTCAACCTTTAAGACTTGTACTTATCACCATTCTGCCCCTTGCGGCGGCTTCCGCCTTTCTGTCAAAGGACTTGGGCCGTCTATTTCTCGGAGCGCGGTTTACCGGGGTTCACGAAATTTTTCCCTGGATCTGTTCAGGCATCTTTTTTTCATGTCTCAACCAGGTTTTCACAAGGGTGTTTGAACTCAAGAAAGCCACCAGGCTCGTTCTCATGATTTCGGGGTTGGCGGCGGGGACGAATATTGTTCTTAATCTGGTGTTGATTCCTGAATTCGGATACATGGGAGCCGCGTTCGCCACAACAGCCGCCTATCTCATCCAGTTGGCCGCTTCAGTAAAAATGAGCCGGGTCTATATCCCGGTCCCCCTGCCCCTGTCTACCCTGTTCGTCTCAATAGCGGCCACTTCCGCCATGTGCGCCGTTATAGTTCTTCTTTCCGGATACCTGGAGGAACCTGCGTGGATCGCCCTTCCGTCCAAGGTCCTGGCCGGGGCCTTCTCCTATGCAGCGATATTGCTCTTACTCAGGGAGCCGACTATAACTGCCTTCCTTCATTCTTCCAGGGGCAGGCTTCATTCCGACCCATGAGATCCTTTTCGTTTAAAACGATCTTTTGGCATATCCTGCCGGCCCTGCTTGCCCTGGGAGCAGGCATCCTTTTGATAAAAATCGCCTATATCGAAGATGCCTTCGAAATGTGGGCGCTTTCCACAACCGTCGTGTGCGGCCTCTTCCTGGGTGTATTTCTCCTGCTAAGACCGCTTGAAACCACCCTGGTCTATTTCGCCCTGTCTCCCCTGCTGCAGGTACTCAACGATGCATCACTCCCGGTTCCCGGGTCCACGGTCACCTTTTCCTTCGGGGGGGTGATGTTGACGGTGATCCTGATCTGTGGGGGAACATCCTGCCTGAGAAAACCAGGCGCACCGTTTCCTGAAGCCAAAAAGGTATTTTCCCTTTTTCTCATCCTTGCCTCCTGGATGCTTATCACCATCCTGTTGAACCTGAAGGATCTTGTGATCTTAAGGTCCCTGAAAGAACTTGGAAGAATAATGGGCGTCTTCGTCCTGTTCGCTGTCGGCCTGAAATACAGTCGGGGAGCAAAAGAGATCGACAAATTACTGTTCGCATTGTTTGGTTCCCTCCTCATACCCGTCGGGGTCGCTGTGTGGCAGATTCTTTTCGGGACCCAATACATCGAGCTTGAGAATTTCAATCGGGTCATGGGAACGTTCGGAATCCCCAACATGTTCGGAATGTACCTCATCTTTCCCCTGACCGTCCTTTTCCAGCTCTCTTTCGGCAACCACGCGCGGGGCGTTTACATGCCCCTAACATGGAGCGCACTTCTTCTTTTAATGGTGGTACTGTTTTTCACCTACACGCGGGCCTCATGGCTGGCCTTTCTTCTGGGTTCCCTTTACATGGGATTCCGTAGGTACAAACGATTTATACCCCTTATCGTCCTCCCCATCCTCCTGCTGTTTCCCCTGATGTCCCCGGAAAGGCTGAGATTGGGATCGACGGGATCAAGCGGCCGCATCGGGTTGTGGTCCGCCCTCATCCCCGCAGGCCTGTCTTCCCCTGTTTTCGGCCACGGCCTGATGAGCATGCCGTCCTTCAGCAAATCCCTTTTTGGTTTTTCAAACCAGGGCCAGAACCAATTTTTGCTTTACTGGATAGAAGGAGGATTCGTGGGGGTAATGCTCCTTGGTCTGCTTTTGATCAGCCTTTTCCATGGACTTGGAAGATGTTACTCACAGCTTCCCGAAGGCGTCTACAAAGACTTCTATATCGCATTCATGGCCGCCCTCCTGGGGATCACCGCCATAGCCTTTTTCGAGAGCAACGCCATATTCCAGCCTTGGGTATGGTTGCCGGCCGGGGTCTTCCTGGGGGCCGGACCCGGCCTTATGAAGGATCATGGGGCCTGTTGCACGACATGAAGTCTACTGGAGAGATTTTGGAGACCGGGCCCGGTGCACTTAAAACCGGGAGACCCCTTCGCATCCTTCACCTCGTTGGAAGCCTCCGCCTGGGTGGGGCTGAGAGAGTCGTATGCACGATGGCAGAGTGCTCTAAGCGGTATCCCGTTATCCCCCATGTCATGGCCCTTAGCGGGGGACCCCTCGCCCATGAACTGAAAGAGGCGGGAATCGAGCCCATGGTGAAGCCTTTCCGCTGGTCGATGCTGCCTTTCTGGCTGGCAGCAACCGTAAGGGACCTACGAAACCTCCGGATAGACGTGATTCACACCCACCTGTTTACGGCCGATCTCTTGGGCCGGATTTCCGGACGACTGGCCGGGGTTCCCGTCATCGTCTCGACTCTGCATGCCCCTTCCACTTGGAAAAGGTCCGGTAGAGCCAAGGATCGCTTGAAAACAATCGTCGACGAATGGAGTGCAAACCTTTTGGCGGACGGATTGATCGCGATTTCAGATGAGGTCAGGCGTCACCAAATCGAGATAGGAGGGCTCGCCCCCTCCAAGATCCGCGTGATCGGAAATCCCGTATGGGTGGAAGCGTTTGATGGCGCCGGCGGCAAACGCGTTGAATCGAAGGGGTTCCTGGGATTTACCCGGGACAACGTCGTCATCACGAATATTGCGAGTCTGAAACCGGTTAAGGGACAGGAGTATCTCCTGCGGTGCTTTTCCCGGCTCCTAAAGAGGCATCCTCTTGCCCGCCTTTTATTGGCAGGTGAAGGGGAATCGAGAGAGCGCCTCCAGGCCCTTTGTAAAGCCCTGGAGATTACGCGGCAGGTCAGGTTCCTTGGGCTGCACCGGGATATCCCAAGGGTTTTGAGCGCCTCTGACATCTTTGTAAACTCATCCCTGAGCGAAGGTATATCCATTGCCATTCTGGAGGCCATGGGGGCCGGGGTGCCGGTAGTCGCCACTGCGGTCGGCGGAAACCCCGACCTCATTCGCCATGGAGAAACGGGCCTTCTGGTGGAACCAAAGGATGAAGATGGCCTTGCCCGGGCCCTGGAATTCCTGATCCTCAACCCGAACGAAGGCTCTCGAATGGCAAGTGCCGCGTTTGACTTCGTGAAGAAAAATTTCGATGCCCCCCTGATTTTCGAGCGGACTCTCACCTTTTACAGGAAACTTGCCGGGAAAAAGGCAAGGGTTGAAGGACCTGAAAGCAGGACATCCCCAGAAGAAAAAGGACAATAGTGAAAAAACGTCCATACTCCGTGCCGGTTCTCATGTTCCACAGTGTGGGGGCATCCCACCTGGACTGGCCCTATCGTTTTCTCTCGGAACCCGTGGCACTGTTCGAAAGGAAGATCGATTACCTCCTTCGCAGGGGTTATGAGTTCATCTTTCACGACGACCTGTATCATTACATGAAAGGGGAGCAATCTCTTTCACAAAAGGCCGTCATGCTCACATTTGATGACGGATTCCTGGACAACTGGGTCATAGCCTTCCCTATACTCAAGAGGCGGGGCGTAAAATTCACCATCTACGTCAGCCAGGAGTTCGTGGACATTTCGGAAACCCCGAGACCCACCCTTGAGGACCTCTGGGACGGCAGAGCAAACGAGGACGACTTACAGATACTGGGATACCTTTCCTGGGCCGAGATGAGGCGCATGGAGGCATCGGGCCTCGTAGACATCCAGTCCCACACATCCACCCATACCTGGCACTTCGTCTCCGGCGACATCATAGACTTCTATCATCCAGGGAATGCCTCTCAATATCCCTGGATGCAATGGAATCGGTTTCCCTCGAAAAAACCCCGATGGATGCTCCATCCTCCCGAACAGGAACTCTGGGGCCTTCCGGTATATGAAAACAAGCGGGCCATGGTGGCGAGGAGATACCTTGAAGACCCTGCCTTGAATCGAATGATCCGGGATTTTGTTCTTGATAACGGTGCAGAGACCTTTTTCTCCCGGACCGACTGGCGGAAGGTGTTGACACAGCTTGTCAGAAGGCACCTGGAGAAAGAGAAACACCATGCCCGGTTCGAGACGGATTCCGAACAGGAAGCAAGGCTTCGCTATGAATTATGGGACAACAGAAGGGCCATCGAGCAAGCCCTTAAAAAGGAGGTGAGATACCTTTGCTGGCCCGGCGGCGCATACAACGACAGGCTCATCCGATTGGCGCAAGACTGCGGTTTTCGGGCGTCCACGGTAAAGAGGGGGCGAAACGCCCCAGGGGACGATGCCCGGTTCATACACAGGATCTCCAGCGGGAATCCCCTTGGGGCCCATCGGTTCCCATGGAAAAATTTCCTGTTCACCTTGAAATTCTACCTGGACCGCTTTCACGGAAACGCCTGGGCAGTGGCCCTTGACAGGATCTACAGATACTTTTCGAAAAGGTAATGCTCAACCTGTTTTCACGAAAAATCGTCTACCCTGCGTTCTGGAAATTCAGGAGATTAAGGGTCGGGGAGAAAATCCCCGATTACATCCAAAAACAATGGATCCCAAGGGATCAACTGCTTGAGAGACAATGGGCGGCTCTCAAGAGATTGCTCTCACACGCCTATGAAAATGTGCCCTATTACTCCCGGAAAATGAAGGAAGCAGGGTGTCATCCAGAAGACATAAAATCCATGGATGACTTCGCCGGTCTTCCCTTTCTCACAAAAGATGACATCATCAACAACCAGCAGGACCTCATCGGCCGGAATTACCGCAAACGACACCTTACGGAAGACTCCACGGGAGGCTCTACGGGGAAGAAAATCATCTTCTATGAAGACAGGAATGAACTGGCCCACAGGTTTGCTTCTGCTGTTCGTTGCGACTGTTGGGCGGATTTGAATCCGGGTGATAGATTCGTCCAGATCTGGGGGTCACCCCTCGACCTTGGAAAAGGGCATACCCTCCGAAGACACCTCGACAGGTTGTTCCTGCGCAGGCTTTTTATTTCATCCTTTGATATGGCGGAAGAAACGCTGGAACGATGTCTCGAGCAAATAAAAAAATTCCGACCAAAAGTGCTTATCGGATACCCAACCCCCTTACACAGGTTCGCGCTTTTTCTAAAGGAAAGGCGGTCCGGACCCCTGGGGATCAAATCCATCATCTCCTCTGCAGAGACCCTCTTTGACCACCAGCGGGAGGATATCGAGACCCATATAGGAGCCCCTGTTTTCAATCGTTACGGGTGTCGCGAATTCGGT is part of the Deltaproteobacteria bacterium genome and encodes:
- a CDS encoding polysaccharide biosynthesis protein, with translation MEQDRRTFIKDILKDAWKYTPSHLVPGLCGFLSIFVFTRLLSPEEYAKYILVLTSVAFAANIGFGWLNFSALRFFDESKSESGPFFSTCAASFFLSLSLISFIGYVLIFVLKRLGISGAYDLPFALGVFLLASKTVFDLFLIILRAERLPLRFSLLRTADSIIKLVLGVLFVSIFKWAHEGLLWGMIISFSVLSLYEVLHSRIYLSIRFRMFSKVIMKSMFRYGFPLMGAAITGTALSLADRYMLSFFRSYDEVGIYSAGYRFAEMLIETPGSILLLAYTPLLLQKFNTEPREEFGQVIVQPLRLVLITILPLAAASAFLSKDLGRLFLGARFTGVHEIFPWICSGIFFSCLNQVFTRVFELKKATRLVLMISGLAAGTNIVLNLVLIPEFGYMGAAFATTAAYLIQLAASVKMSRVYIPVPLPLSTLFVSIAATSAMCAVIVLLSGYLEEPAWIALPSKVLAGAFSYAAILLLLREPTITAFLHSSRGRLHSDP
- a CDS encoding O-antigen ligase family protein; this encodes MRSFSFKTIFWHILPALLALGAGILLIKIAYIEDAFEMWALSTTVVCGLFLGVFLLLRPLETTLVYFALSPLLQVLNDASLPVPGSTVTFSFGGVMLTVILICGGTSCLRKPGAPFPEAKKVFSLFLILASWMLITILLNLKDLVILRSLKELGRIMGVFVLFAVGLKYSRGAKEIDKLLFALFGSLLIPVGVAVWQILFGTQYIELENFNRVMGTFGIPNMFGMYLIFPLTVLFQLSFGNHARGVYMPLTWSALLLLMVVLFFTYTRASWLAFLLGSLYMGFRRYKRFIPLIVLPILLLFPLMSPERLRLGSTGSSGRIGLWSALIPAGLSSPVFGHGLMSMPSFSKSLFGFSNQGQNQFLLYWIEGGFVGVMLLGLLLISLFHGLGRCYSQLPEGVYKDFYIAFMAALLGITAIAFFESNAIFQPWVWLPAGVFLGAGPGLMKDHGACCTT
- a CDS encoding glycosyltransferase, which codes for MHDMKSTGEILETGPGALKTGRPLRILHLVGSLRLGGAERVVCTMAECSKRYPVIPHVMALSGGPLAHELKEAGIEPMVKPFRWSMLPFWLAATVRDLRNLRIDVIHTHLFTADLLGRISGRLAGVPVIVSTLHAPSTWKRSGRAKDRLKTIVDEWSANLLADGLIAISDEVRRHQIEIGGLAPSKIRVIGNPVWVEAFDGAGGKRVESKGFLGFTRDNVVITNIASLKPVKGQEYLLRCFSRLLKRHPLARLLLAGEGESRERLQALCKALEITRQVRFLGLHRDIPRVLSASDIFVNSSLSEGISIAILEAMGAGVPVVATAVGGNPDLIRHGETGLLVEPKDEDGLARALEFLILNPNEGSRMASAAFDFVKKNFDAPLIFERTLTFYRKLAGKKARVEGPESRTSPEEKGQ
- a CDS encoding polysaccharide deacetylase family protein; amino-acid sequence: MKKRPYSVPVLMFHSVGASHLDWPYRFLSEPVALFERKIDYLLRRGYEFIFHDDLYHYMKGEQSLSQKAVMLTFDDGFLDNWVIAFPILKRRGVKFTIYVSQEFVDISETPRPTLEDLWDGRANEDDLQILGYLSWAEMRRMEASGLVDIQSHTSTHTWHFVSGDIIDFYHPGNASQYPWMQWNRFPSKKPRWMLHPPEQELWGLPVYENKRAMVARRYLEDPALNRMIRDFVLDNGAETFFSRTDWRKVLTQLVRRHLEKEKHHARFETDSEQEARLRYELWDNRRAIEQALKKEVRYLCWPGGAYNDRLIRLAQDCGFRASTVKRGRNAPGDDARFIHRISSGNPLGAHRFPWKNFLFTLKFYLDRFHGNAWAVALDRIYRYFSKR
- a CDS encoding phenylacetate--CoA ligase family protein; translation: MLNLFSRKIVYPAFWKFRRLRVGEKIPDYIQKQWIPRDQLLERQWAALKRLLSHAYENVPYYSRKMKEAGCHPEDIKSMDDFAGLPFLTKDDIINNQQDLIGRNYRKRHLTEDSTGGSTGKKIIFYEDRNELAHRFASAVRCDCWADLNPGDRFVQIWGSPLDLGKGHTLRRHLDRLFLRRLFISSFDMAEETLERCLEQIKKFRPKVLIGYPTPLHRFALFLKERRSGPLGIKSIISSAETLFDHQREDIETHIGAPVFNRYGCREFGPIAAECEEHRGLHIQSDRLLVELVPTENEEDGLHEIVVTDLYKYAMPFIRYRIGDLAVRFGKECPCGRGLPLLERIEGRTFDMVICSNGNMISGTFWTLLFRSIPGIRMFRVHQVRKERIKITLEVDDEFNPGGLKILAARIHEKSGHGMKIDFDLVSRILPGESGKHRFVVSDVARDYFSL